Below is a genomic region from Anaerolineae bacterium.
TCTCGACCTCGTCCAGCCGGCGGTGCAGGTACAGCCGCTTGGTGGCGCGGTTCATCTGCTCCACGTCGGGACGGATGGAGGCGCGTCGGCCGCGTTGGGCGCTGGGACGATTTCTTTCACCGACCATGTATTCACCTTTGCGGGAATATTGCGGTATCATCTTATCATCATCGGGGAGAGATGTCAAAGCATGGGGATCTCCAATAAATGCCTTGACGCGCCATCCAGTTCGCCCTATAATGGGAGTTGCAGCCGGCTGTGCAACGCCCTGGAGGACATGCGTGAACTGTCCGAAGTGCGGTACCTGGAACCCGGATGAAAAGATAGTCTGCTGGCGCTGTCAGGCGGAGCTTCCTCGCCCCAAGGAGCAGAAAAAGCGCCGCTCGCCGGCCGTTTCCTGGCTGTGGATGTGGGCTGTCATTATCATCCTGGCCATCGTCCTGATC
It encodes:
- a CDS encoding DUF2116 family Zn-ribbon domain-containing protein, which gives rise to MNCPKCGTWNPDEKIVCWRCQAELPRPKEQKKRRSPAVSWLWMWAVIIILAIVLILQTCAMVTQ